In Siniperca chuatsi isolate FFG_IHB_CAS linkage group LG20, ASM2008510v1, whole genome shotgun sequence, the following proteins share a genomic window:
- the LOC122867403 gene encoding inhibitory synaptic factor 2A — MVSKEGGKCMLTNSESDSEAAPLPSTSLALEVKYSLEASRQVRKRNKALQVRFKDICEAQNEQREAELQAAGKGGKPISYKVAYRKYMTVPARRSIPNVTRSTGVQTSPVLKKRYQTFPFERKKGHTFKHVAAVETYKGQNNGFVMEVKQSKAAEQGLDEEEEEEGACGGSGVRRTKALLHTNECIATVEQHTAPDGLCSDALLLSCSADTDCLADTRRGSRAGALTEYQLCSVPSKARTGLQHREADTDRSTKRQLLNLEEGSSRTLPVRASKVTGPIAWNSLTQVECLDSPSVRSKRKKALQLNGLQSETLPRSSRGCTTQAQCHTGQLSARPLRGMEEPLSPCRGGEAGGAPPDQTQEACKQIVPMNPDGDVKAQLQVMENLISSSQETIKVLLGVIQELEKGEAHREGLSYRTGQDTANCDTCRNSACIIYSVELDFKQQEDKLQPLMKRLCPTDDAHFAPLPYPQEAFTSTPKRKSKADSKKHARWKLWFL, encoded by the exons ATGGTGAGCAAGGAGGGTGGCAAATGCATGCTCACCAACTCAGAGTCTGACTCGGAGGCAGCGCCCTTGCCCTCCACCTCGCTGGCACTGGAGGTGAAGTATTCCCTGGAAGCCAGTCGACAGGTGAGGAAGAGAAACAAGGCCCTGCAAGTGCGTTTTAAGGATATCTGTGAGGCACAGAACGAGCAAAGGGAGGCGGAGTTGCAGGCAGCGGGGAAAGGTGGCAAGCCGATCTCATACAAAGTGGCATACCGCAAGTACATGACCGTTCCTGCCCGCAGATCAATCCCAAACGTCACAAGGAGCACAGGCGTGCAGACGTCCCCTGTCCTGAAGAAACGCTATCAGACCTTTCCCTTTGAGCGCAAGAAAGGCCACACCTTTAAACACGTGGCGGCCGTGGAAACTTATAAAGGTCAGAATAACGGTTTTGTCATGGAGGTGAAGCAGTCCAAGGCTGCTGAGCAGGGTttagatgaggaggaggaggaggagggagcctGCGGGGGGAGTGGAGTCCGGAGGACCAAGGCTCTGCTCCATACTAATGAGTGCATTGCCACAGTGGAGCAGCACACTGCACCTGATGGCCTGTGCTCTGACGCTCTGCTGCTCAGTTGCTCTGCAGACACAGACTGCCTTGCAGACACACGGAGAGGAAGCAGAGCTGGAGCACTGACAGAGTACCAACTCTGCAGTGTCCCATCCAAAGCCAGGACAGGATTACAACACAGGGAGGCCGATACAGACCGCTCAACCAAGAGGCAGCTGCTCAATCTGGAGGAGGGCTCGTCCCGAACCCTGCCGGTCAGGGCCTCCAAGGTTACGGGCCCCATTGCCTGGAACTCCCTTACGCAGGTAGAGTGCCTGGACAGTCCATCTGTGCGGAGCAAGCGGAAGAAAGCCCTGCAGCTCAACGGGCTGCAGAGTGAGACGCTACCACGTTCCAGCAGAGGCTGTACAACACAGGCACAGTGTCACACAGGACAGTTATCTGCCCGGCCTCTACGGGGCATGGAGGAGCCTCTGTCACCTTGCAGAGGTGGTGAGGCTGGTGGGGCACCGCCCGACCAAACACAGGAGGCCTGTAAGCAAATAGTGCCTATGAATCCGGACGGGGATGTTAAAGCACAGCTCCAGGTCATGGAAAATCTCATCAGCTCCAGCCAAGAGACCATCAAGGTGCTGCTTGGGGTCATCCAGGAACTGGAGAAGGGGGAGGCCCACAGAGAAGG ACTCTCCTATCGAACCGGACAGGACACGGCCAACTGTGACACATGCCGGAACAGCGCATGCATTATTTACAG TGTGGAGCTGGACTTCAAGCAGCAGGAGGACAAGCTGCAGCCGCTGATGAAGAGGCTTTGCCCTACAGACGACGCCCACTTCGCCCCCCTGCCTTACCCCCAGGAGGCCTTCACCTCCACCCCAAAACGCAAGTCCAAAGCTGACTCCAAGAAGCACGCTCGCTGGAAACTTTGGTTCCTGTGA